The Triticum aestivum cultivar Chinese Spring chromosome 7B, IWGSC CS RefSeq v2.1, whole genome shotgun sequence genome window below encodes:
- the LOC123158087 gene encoding putative F-box/LRR-repeat protein At5g02700: RATAAAPVSQPPLRSCAAQQPAMEMEAAAPLSKKRKSELPGSNQPEEILSHEPTAAAMEAPESDIREPPLGAGGAEDGVDHISGLPDAVLGDFISLLPTTEGARTQTLASRWRHLWRSAPLNLDYYDLPAEGDNVLIRLISQILSAHAGSGRRLCVSAHHLYHHAATVDAWLRSAGLSNLQELEFCCAGDPLVLPAVTAPTFRFSSSLRLATFSQCRFPDSIVQTLHFPQLKQLALEEVSISEGSLQSVIAGCPVLESMLLNHCIGFGCIRICSPNLRTIGVRAGNAGYRDKLVKISIEDAPCLERLLQLNKTTGLDISIISAPNLETMGCHRYDDSYGFSFKGFPTLFPMVVDTVKTLSISVLPLCVDMVLDLMCCFPCLEKLYIEICLSSGKKSFWRRKHQSHIRCLDIRLKKVVLANYRGIMSEVNFAMLFVLNAKMLELLRFEVQGRCCEKFIERQHRLLKLGNRASRGAQFVFTKDRCRRKLEDIKHVRDLSVADPFEC, encoded by the exons CGAGCGACCGCGGCGGCGCCAGTGAGCCAGCCTCCTCTGCGCAGCTGCGCCGCGCAACAACCGGCCATGGAGATGGAGGCGGCGGCTCCTCTTTCCAAGAAGAGAAAATCGGAGTTGCCCGGAAGCAACCAACCGGAGGAAATCTTAAGCCATGAGCCgacggcggcggccatggaggcgcCCGAATCCGACATCCGAGAACCACCGCTTGGAGCTGGAGGAGCAGAAGACGGCGTCGACCACATCAGCGGACTGCCCGACGCCGTCCTCGGCGActtcatctcccttctccccaccacgGAGGGCGCCCGCACCCAAACCCTCGCCTCCCGGTGGCGCCACCTCTGGCGCTCCGCTCCTCTCAATCTCGACTACTACGACCTCCCCGCCGAAGGTGACAACGTTCTAATACGCCTCATTTCCCAGATCCTCTCCGCCCACGCTGGCTCCGGCCGCCGCTTGTGCGTCTCCGCGCACCACCTGTACCACCACGCTGCCACCGTGGATGCCTGGCTCCGGTCTGCTGGCCTCAGCAACCTCCAGGAGCTCGAGTTCTGCTGCGCGGGCGATCCACTGGTACTGCCGGCGGTGACGGCGCCCACCTTCCGTTTCTCGTCCAGCCTCCGTCTGGCCACATTCAGCCAATGCCGCTTCCCCGACAGCATCGTCCAGACGCTTCATTTCCCCCAGCTCAAGCAGCTCGCACTTGAAGAGGTCAGCATCTCGGAAGGTTCTCTGCAGAGCGTCATCGCTGGTTGCCCCGTCCTGGAATCCATGCTTCTTAACCACTGCATTGGCTTCGGCTGCATTCGGATCTGCTCCCCAAACCTTAGAACCATTGGCGTACGTGCTGGAAATGCTGGATACCGAGATAAATTGGTGAAAATCTCTATTGAGGATGCCCCTTGTCTTGAAAGGTTGCTCCAACTCAACAAAACTACGGGCTTGGACATATCGATAATATCAGCGCCCAACCTGGAGACCATGGGCTGCCATCGTTACGATGACTCTTACGGCTTCAGCTTTAAG GGATTTCCTACTCTGTTCCCAATGGTGGTAGACACTGTCAAGACTTTATCTATCTCTGTTCTTCCTCTCTGTGTGGATATGGTTCTTGATCTCATGTGTTGCTTTCCCTGCTTGGAGAAGTTGTATATCGAG ATATGTTTGTCGTCGGGGAAAAAGAGTTTTTGGCGTCGTAAACACCAGAGTCACATCAGATGCCTTGACATCCGTCTCAAGAAAGTAGTGTTGGCAAATTATCGAGGCATCATGTCAGAAGTTAACTTTGCCATGCTCTTTGTCCTGAATGCTAAAATGCTAGAGTTATTACGATTTGAGGTTCAAGGCCGGTGCTGTGAAAAGTTCATTGAAAGGCAGCATAGGTTGCTTAAGCTTGGGAACAGGGCTTCCAGAGGTGCTCAGTTTGTTTTCACAAAGGATAGATGTCGCCGCAAACTTGAGGACATCAAGCATGTGCGGGATTTGTCTGTAGCTGATCCCTTTGAATGCTGA